Part of the Shewanella eurypsychrophilus genome is shown below.
GCAATATCACCTCAGGCATTTTCAATAATACACTTTCTAAACTCACTTGAGGGTAATCACTCGCCGCATCAAAATAGACATTGTCACCGTGACAGACACTAATGATCTGCTGGATCCAGCTGTTCTTAGCCACAGTCATCAAGGGAGTAGACCAAAGCTGATAGAACACCTTCACTTCTGGTTTAGCCCAATTGCTTTTACGCAGCTGAGCAAGCTTAGCCAAGTAGTCATCGGCGACCTGATTAGCTGCATCCTGATGGCCTGTTAGCTCACCGAGCTCTTTTAGCTCACTCGCCACGGCTTCTAGCGTCTTAGGGTCGCTATTGTAGACATTAAAACCTAACTCTTTTAATCGCTCCACGTCTTCAGCTTTATTGCCACTGCCCCATACCACCACCAAATCAGGATCAATCTCAATCACCCGCTCAATCTGAATGCCGTGATAACCACCAATGCGTGGAATATCCAGCGCTGAAGCAGGAAAATCAGCATGTTCTGTGGTCGCCAGAATAGACTCACCCGCCCCAATGGCATACAGCATTTCAACCGAATGGGGTGAAAGCGCAATCACACGCTTAGCTGGCACTTTGACTTCAGCAGCTACTCCATCCGAAGCTGCCGAAGGCAACACGCCAACAGCCAGTAGCAACACACATATTGTTGATAAAAATTTCATTTAAATCCTATAAATACAGGTTCTAGGTTCTAGGTTCTAGGTTCTAGGTTCTAGGTTCTAGGTTCTAGGTTCTAGGTTCTAGGTTCTAGGTTCTAGGTTCTAGGTTCTAGGTTCTAGGTTCTAGGTTCTAGGTTCTAGGTTCTAGGTTCTAGGTTCTAGGTTCTAGGTTCTAGGTTCTGCAGACAATACCGTTAATCATCAATTAAATTGATATTTCACAGCGCTCGAAGTTGTGTCAAAGCCGTCAAACCCCAACCCTCAAGAAAGAGTCCAGCCCCTGAGCATATGCGCTCTTTACCAAAAATTCGCTGAAGACTCTATATGATTGGGTGAGAAAGCGCTGACAATAACGCCACAAAAGCTAACAGGAAGTAAATGGCGTGATGAAGAAGCGAAGTGCAAGGGCCCCACAGCGAACAACGAAGACATACCTTTAGGTAGGCAAGTTGTGAGCGAGGACGTAACGCAGCAATTCACTTCTGCAATAGCCATTTTTAGTAGTCGAAGCCGGGCTGGGCTTTGATTCCGTTATCAAACGCATGCTTGAGCGATTGCACCTCACTCACTGTATCTGCCAGCTCGATAATCGCTCTGTGACACGCTCTACCCGTTACTATCACGTGCTGCATCTTAGGTCTGTTCTTCAGCGCTGTAATGACTCGCTCAACATCTAAGTAGTGGTAGCTCACCATGTAAGTCAGCTCATCTAGCATAAGACAATCAATGCTCTCATCTTTCAATAAGACTTCGGCGGCTTCCCAGGCACTTTCTGCGGCTTGAGTGTCTTTTTCCCTGTCTTGAGTCTCCCAAGTAAATCCGGTACCCATCACATGGAAATCGACGCCAGCCCCCTCAAGCAGAGTACGTTCACCGCATTCCCAATTACCTTTAATAAACTGCACCACCGCGGCTTTTTTACCATGACCGACTGAACGTGCAATCGTGCCGAATCCAGACGTCGACTTGCCCTTGCCGTTGCCTGTTAGCACTAATAAAATGCCTTTTTCCTCTTGAGCTGCCGCGATTTTGGCATCGACGGTCTCTTTTACTCTCTGCTGCCTGGCCTTATGACGCTCAGCTTTTCTCTCTTCTGGGCTCATCTTCTTCTCATCTTCTATAGAGTTCGAACTCTCATTGTTATTAGTCATTCTGTTTCCATATTTTTATGTAGGTGCTCCTAGAACCTAAGTTCTAGTTCCTAGGATCTGCTCTATATTTTCCATATCTAAATCTTGTTTCAGCTGTTCGGCAAATCGATTCAACTGCTGCTCACGAATAGCATCTATATCGATGGGTTCTGCATCCGACATACGGGCCCATTTAAGTAGCAGGGCACAAGCATCCGGTGAGTCGAACAGGCCATGCAGATAAGTGCCTAACACTTGGCCGTCTTCTGATAGCATACCGTCACTGAATGGGCTCTCTCTTGAGTCCATTGCTGATATGCTCAAGGGCTGAACTTGCCCCTCACTAAGTGTCTTGAGTAGTAGAGATTGGCCGCAATGGATCTCATAACCTTTAACCTCGGCTTGTTCACCGAGTAACGAGATCTCGCCAGTCACCTGACGTAAGACTTTGTTGGGTTTTAGCTCAGTAACCAGAGGCAATAAGCCTAAACCGTCACTTTCACCAGCGGTGCCTTCGACCCCATTAGGATCATCAATAGCCACACCTAACATCTGATAGCCCCCGCAGATCCCCAAGACTTTCCCGCCATACCTAAGATGCTTCTCGATCGCAATATCCCAGCCTTGCGCCTTGATAAAAGCCAAGTCATCTCTGACATTTTTACTACCAGGAATAATAATGAGATCGGCTGGTGGTAACACACCACTTTTTGATTGGCCTTGTGACTGACTCTGCGCCTGAGTTTGCATAGAGACATAGTTAAATTCAATTTGAGGATTTAGGCGCAGGGGATCAAAGTCCGTATGATTACTGATCCTAGGCGTCACTAAAACCAATACACTTAACTTGCTCTTAGCCGTTTTTAGTGGCGATGCAAGCAGTGCATCTTCTGCATCTAAGTGCAGGTCATGAAGATAAGGTAACACACCTAAAACGGGCTTCTGAGTATAGGCTTCAAGCCAGTCTAGCCCTGATTGAAGCAAGTTAATATCACCGCGAAAACGGTTAATCACAAAACCTTTTACCCTTGCCTGCTCAGACTCAGAAAGCAGTGCTAAGGTCCCTACCAGATGGGCAAACACTCCGCCTTTATCAATATCGGCTATGATGATCACTGGGCAATCCACCGCTTCGGCAAAGCCCATATTGGCAATATCACCTTCGCGCAAGTTAATCTCAGCTGGGCTACCCGCTCCTTCAATGAGCACGACATCATAGGCATGGGTCAGGCGTGAGAACGAATCCAACACAGCTGCCATAGCATTAACTCGCTCTCCATTTTTACCTCGAGGCCCAAAAAAATCTTTCGCCTCCATCTGATCCAGCGCTTTACCTTGCACGATCACTTGCGCTCCAGTATCTGAGCTAGGTTTAAGCAAGATAGGGTTAAAATCTGTGTCTAGAGGTAGGCCACAAGCGATCGCTTGCAGCGCTTGTGCTCGGCCGATTTCACCACCATCGGCAGTAACTGCACTGTTAAGTGCCATATTTTGTGGTTTAAAGGGGGCAACTTTGACTCCTTGTCTAGCAAATAGCCGGCACAATCCCGCGACTAGCGTGCTCTTGCCAGCATCCGAGGTTGTACCTTGTACCATAAGTGTTTTGGCTGTGCCCATTTTCGGGGCGTCTCTATTATCTGAGTTCATTTTGGTTTTAATTCTAGTTTTAGTTTTAGATTTAGCGCTAGTTTTAATTAGACAGCATTGAATTGATAGAAACGAGTACCTAACTCCTAGCTCCTAGACCCTAGCTCCTAGGAACTAGCCCCTACAAAGAAAAAGCTGTTATCCCTTCAATCTCATGGGTATTCCAGCAGTCACCAGAGTCACAGTATCCGCGATTGTCGCAATATCTTGATGCAGCCAACCCGCTTCATCAACAAAGCGGCGACTTATCTCACCCAATGGCACAATACCGCAGCCGACTTCATTGCTGACCAAATAAATCTCACCGGGTAACTGAGGTAAAATATCGAGTAATTGCTGCTTCTCTTTACTCCATCGATGTTCGGGATCGGCAAATACCGTTGTCGAATCATCTAGCAATAGATGATTGGTTAACCAAAGAGTCAGGCAATCGACCATAATAACCCTATCTTCTCTGGCAAATTCTCTCAGCGCAGTAACTAGCTCCAACGGCGTTTCTGTAGTCAGCCAATTCACGTTATCAGCGTCTCTCTCTTGCTGGTGACGCTTTATTCTGTCACTCATTTCATCATCGAGAGCCTGCGCGGTAGCGATATACACACACTGAAAGCCTTTATCACTGCACATTTTAGCCGCTTGCATTCCAAAGCGAGTTTTACCGCTACGAGCTCCACCTAATACCAGATGTATCATGCTAATACTCCAAATATGTTTATAGACTGCTTTCATCACAGCACGAATAACGGCTCAAATAACAGAACTGTTCGACATTAACTCTAGCCCTATCCTGAGCACCAAAGATCAGGTTTTTACGCTATTGCGGCTAATAAAACCAGGTAGCAAACCAGCTCAGAGACTTGCTGTGCAGCCCCTAAGGTATCACCAGTGTAACCACCGATTTGTCTTCGAAAAAGTGATACTAATAACCAGCGAAGCAAGAAAAGACTCGCCGCTATAAGTATGGTTGAAGTGAGTCCACTCAGCCACAATGCTAACCCCCCAGTAACCAGTAGGATCAGCAACTCATTGATGGTTTGGTTTTGCGCTAATGGCTTGCTCTTACTGCCCTTCTCTTCACTGACATAAGCATCACTCACGTAAGTGTCGGTAAAAATAATGCTTGCCGCCAATACTCGGCTTAAACAGTGACCTATGATCAGTGCAGGCACTAGCATCTCAGGATCATAAAGGGCTAGCTCCATCAATAGCTGAAACTTTAAGAATAAGGCCAATAACAAGGTCACTGCGCCATAAGTCCCTATGCGAGAATCCTTCATGATCTTCAGCTTATCGGCAATCTTCCAGCCACCACCGAATCCATCGGCCGTGTCAGCCAAACCATCTTCATGAAAAGCACCGGTAAGCGCAACGCTAATCATCATTGCCAGTAAGATGCTGACAGAGACTGGCAATACCTGAATACTTAATGCATATATCAAGGCCGAAAGCGCTCCCACCAGCACACCGACCAAACCAAAATACCGATTGGCTTTATTCAGGCTATCACCATCAACTTTGACCCAAGTTGGCATAGGAATACGAGTGAAAAAGCCCATGGCAATAAAAAATAGCGTCAGTTCTTTGCGTAACACGTCCATAAATATTCCTTTAAAGAAGTTCCTAGGCCCTAGAACCTAGGCACTGAAACCTTCTTTTTAAATCTCAATCCCTGCATCGCTGAAACTAGCCATCTCATTGTAGAACCCTGCTGCGGCTTGGATTATTGGCAATGCCAGCGCAGCTCCGGTTCCCTCCCCCAACCTCATGCCCAATCTAAGTAAGGGCCTGGCCTGAAGGTGAGACATCATCAAGCAATGACCGCGTTCATCTGACTGATGGCCAAAGATCATATAATCACGCACATGCTTATTTATCTGCACTGCAACCATAGCCGCAGCCGTCGCAATAAAGCCATCGACGACAATCAACATTTTTCTTTCTGCTGCAGCCAGCATGGCACCCGTCATCTGTACAATTTCAAAGCCACCAAGGCAGGCTAGGATGTTTAGCGGATCGGTGAGCTCAGCTTCATGAATGAGCAAAGCCTTCTCAACAAGCAACTGCTTACGCTTTAGCGTTGCCGCATCTATGCCTGTTCCACGACCCACACAATCGGCACCTTTTATTTTCATGATGCTAGCCATAATTGCTGCAGCAGATGAAGTATTGCCGATCCCCATTTCACCAAGCGCTAACAGGTTCGTCCCTTGCTGATGATGATATTCGACTCGTTTACGCGCCATTTCGAAACCTTGCTTTACCGCACCGAGTGTCATGGCCGCTTGCAAATGAATAGGAGCGGTACCAGCACCGAGTCGTTGATCTATGATCCCTTCGACTCCCTCTAATGGCTGTAAAATGCCACAATCAATCACTTCTAGTTCGAAGCCTACCTGGCGGCAGAACACATTGATCGCGGCGCCACCATTGATGAAATTCATCACCATTTGAGTCGTCACTTCGCTGGGGGCGATAGAGACACCAGATGCAGCAATACCGTGGTCGGCGGCAAAAACTAACAGCTTGGGCTTAATGATTTGAGGCTTATCTTTACCCAACACTTGAGCAAGCTGCTTCGCTAAGTGCTCTAGTTCTCCTAAGGCACCTACAGGCTTAGTTTTATCATCTATCTTGTGCTGGATCTCATCATCAAACTCACAATTCAGTGGACTAATATCAAACATACATCTACACCCTGATTAATTATTTTTTTATATAAAGCTAAGAAAGCTGCGAGCTCAAGACAGAACTAAGAAAGCTGTAAGTCCCAAGACAGAGCTAAGAAAATCTCGAGTTAAAGCTCGTAGCTTAAAACTCACAACTTATAGCTTATAGCTTATAGCTTATGGCTTATAGCTAGCTCTAAAATCTTCGTGGCTAAAGCCACTCCTACTTGGGAAGGCTTACCTTCTACGGCTAAGGATCCCTAAGAAGAAAACACTACCGATCACGGCGGTAATAATGCCTACTGGTAACTCCTGATGACTCAATAAGGTCCGTGCTAAGACATCAATCCATACCATAAATAATCCACCCACCAATGCCGTCGTCACCAGAGGAAACTGGCCTGGAAGCAACATGCGCACTGTATGAGGAACCATCAAACCGATAAAGCCAATGCCACCACAGTTGGCGACGAGAATGGCTGTTATCGCAGAACAAAGCAGTAGCATCTGTATCCGTAAACGACTGACATTAATCCCTAAGGTATGTGCTGTTTCATCACCCGCGCGCATAGCCATTATTTGTCGCTTAAACAATAAAATGACACCTGTACATAGGGTTACAACGACAAAAGGCGAGAGTAACCCCGCCCAGCTAGCCTTAGAAAAACTGCCAAGACTCCAGAACAGCACAGAGGCTGCGGCTTGCGGGCTTGAGAAATAGAGTAATAGACTCGTCAGTGCGCCAAACATAAATGAGATAGCGACGCCCGAAAGCAACATTCGCTCAATCTGGCTACTCATGTGTCGACCACATAAGCCAAGCACCATGGCCACAGATAAACCAGCCCCCATAAAAGCACCAAGAGGCAAGGTCATCCAGCTAAACTGCTCAAAGAGCCCTGAGCTTGAGAACAGCCCGGAGCCGCTGAAAAGTGTCAGCACAACAACCGCACCAAATGATGCACCGGAAGAGATACCGAACAGATAAGGATCGGCAAGAGGATTTCGCGTCACGGTCTGCAACACACTCCCCGCAATAGACAAACCCGCACCGGCAATGAACGCAAGCAATACCCTAGGTAGCCTGAGTTCCATCACTATACGTTGGGTAATCGTTGAAACTTCACCAATCCCAAAAGTCTGCTTCATCAGTACATTGAATGTGTCCAGTGCGGAGATATTAGCCGCGCCAAAACTCGCTGCGAACATTAAGCTACAGACCACAATGACACTCAGCCCAAGTAACAACCAGGGATGAGCTGTGAGCTCATTGTTGGCAATACTTATCGGCTTAGTGTTATTGATTAAATGTTTATTGGGAACAGCCATCGTCGCTGGAGATTTAGTCATGATTCTCTCCAAGATGACCGTGATGCTTGTTATCACTGTTATCGTCGCCCTTCAGAAAACCATTCTTATGACCTTTCATATGACCTTTCTCGTAGCCATTCTCGTAGCCATTCTCGTAACCATAGTAGTAACAGATCTGTGGGTTACCATGCTGCGGATGTTGACTAATCTGGGCGCAGACTCCAAAAACCTGACCAATCGTCTCCTCTGTCAATACTTGCTGAGGGGTTCCGTAAGCTATGCCCTTACCTGCTTCGAGTAACAGTAAGCTGTCACACATAGCACTAGCAAGATTTAGGTCATGAATGGAGGTGATCACAGTGATACCTATGGAATGTAATAACTCCATAATTTGAATTTGATAACGAATATCCAAATGATTAGTCGGTTCATCTAAGATAAGTAATTTTGGTTGCTGCACTATCGCTCGTGCTATTAAGGCTCTTTGCTTTTCACCGCCTGACAAATGTTCATAACATTGACTGGCTTTATCAGTTAAACCGACCTTTTCCAATGCATCGGCAATTAACACGCGGTCGGCAGCATTAGTGAAGCCAAAAGGACCTTTATGGGGCGTCAAGCCGATTGCCACCAGCTGTGCAGTGGTGAGTTCAAAATGTTGCGGCGTATCTTGTAATACTACCGCCACTTCTCTGGCAAAAGCCTTAGACGTAAAGTCTGCAATATCTCGTTCAAATAACTGGATCTTGCCGCAATCTGGCTGAATATATCGATACAAACAACGAAGCAAGGTGGACTTCCCGGCACCATTGGGGCCGATGATACCCAGCATTTCACCAGCTGATACCGAAAAATTGATATGAGAAAGGATCGAGCGTCCATCGACCTGCCAGCTTAGATCGGATACGTCTAATGCTAGCTCAGATGTGCTATTTGAAGTTAAGCCTGAAACTAATGACATCTATGGCTCCCCCGAGTTACCCGCTCGAGTATTAACGCGACAAAATGTGGCAGGTATCCTGACTTATGTTTTAAAGAAGTAACTAACAGCTAAGATGACGACCCCAGGTCTATCGCTTCGCGGACAGCTTCGCCTATTCGACGGGCTTTGCCCTGATAGGTAAGCGTCACCTTTTCTGTAGGAGGGGACTTTAGCCCCGATGAGCATGAGTCCATTCTCTCCCGGCTAAAGCCGGTCCTACAGCGCAGCGTCATCTCGGCTCAACCAGCGCAGCGTCATCTCAGCTCAACCAGCGTAGCGCCATCTTAGCTCTAATACTTCTTTAAAAACACTTACAGTTGCGGGCACAGCTTGGGCTTCAGATAGGCTAATAAGCTAGACACTAGGACTATCTTCCCAATTCCCTTTTAAGTTTGAGTTAGCAAGCTAACCATCAGAAAAACAAATGGCTCGTTCTGCTCTCAACACCTCATTTTGTGAGCTTTAAACAGCCTTTTGTAAAAAAGGAATGCGTAACAAGCTCTAATGGTCGCTATTATGCCGATTTTACCGGCCTTAGCAAATTGTACCTGTAATGTGACTATTGATTTAGGCTATGGTTTAGATAAAGGATTTAATTGATAGGGCTAATCATGGCCCCAATGTAATTTAGTAAATTGTCCTTGAGCTGAGCTAAAAACAGAAATCTTCACTACCGAGGCGTAGGCGAGAGACAGTTGAGTATAGAAACCTGCCGCACCACTGACACCCAGCGCTCTGGACATTAAGTGACGAATCACTCCTGCATGAGTAATAAACAGTAAGGTTTGTCCGGCATAATCCGTCAATACTGACTGCCATAATGTGTCAATTCTTGACTCAAAATCCAGCATAGACTCACCATCTGGTGGCGTCATTGCCCAAGGGTTTTTCCAGTACATCTCTATCATTTGTGCGTTAGTCTGATACAGGCTCTCTAACGTTTCTCCGTCCCACTCACCGAAATTAATCTCCTTTAACGCACTATCTAATTTCAGCGGTACGCCACTCTTCAAATAAAGGCTCAAGCCAAACTCACTACAACGACGCAGAGGAGAGGAAAAAATATGATTAAACTCAACGTTATGATTTTCAGTTAACTGCTCGAACGCAGTCTTCATCTGAAAAAGGCCCGTTGGGCTAATCGCTACATCGGTATGCCCTCGAAGTATTTTGCCACCTTCACATTCACCATGTCGCAGCAGATAAAATACCGTGGTATTTTCACCTTTAGATTGTTCGATAGACATAAAACACCAATTCCATTAAAAAGATATCGACAATAATAGGGATTGAGATAGAGAACGCTCATATCAAGTGTATAAGCATGATTAGGATAAATTTAATTGGCTAAAAAATCTATGGGGAGTCTAGTCTCGGTCGACTTTTCTTCTATCCTCTACGTCCCCCTCAGTGGCCTCTAAAACATTGACCGCATTTTTATTATCAAAATTCTGTGGGAATCGAATATGGTAACAAAGCCCATTACCTATCGATGTTTCAATTTCAACCTTTCCTTTAAGTTTCTGCGTCACCAAGTTATACACTAAGTGCGCCCCCAATCCGCTGCCACCTTCATTGCGCTTGGTGGTATAGAAGGGATCGAAAAGATTTTTGATCCCTTTCTCATCTAAACCTATGCCGTCATCGCTAAAATCCATGACCACCCAACCGTTTTCAGCCGATAACTCGATAATAATATTACCCGCCTGTTCGGGTCTAAAGGCATGTAGAATACTATTCATAATCAAGTTGGTCATGATTTGAGATAACACGCCAGGATAGGTATTACAGGTGATGACTTTCGAGCTCTTTATTTGAATCTGATGTATTGTTTTCTTCAATTCTGGACGTAATGACATCAATATTTCATCTAAATATTCTTCAATTTTAAATTCACGGATCGCCTCACTGGATTGGTCTACTGCCACCCGTTTAAAGCTTTGGATAAGCTTAGAGGCTCGGGCATTATTCTTCAAAATAATATCCATCGCCTCGGTACAGGTTTGCATAAAGCCTTCAAACTCCTCTTCACTAAGTTCACCTGCAGCAAACATTTTCTTCAGCCCTACCACTTCATCATGTAGGTGTGATGCTGCGGTGACGCACACTCCAATAGGTGTATTAATCTCATGAGCAATACCCGCCACCATCTTACCCAATGACGCCTGTTTTTCAGTTTCAACCAGTTGAGACTGCGCTTTTTGTAATTGCTCTAAGGTG
Proteins encoded:
- a CDS encoding FecCD family ABC transporter permease, whose product is MTKSPATMAVPNKHLINNTKPISIANNELTAHPWLLLGLSVIVVCSLMFAASFGAANISALDTFNVLMKQTFGIGEVSTITQRIVMELRLPRVLLAFIAGAGLSIAGSVLQTVTRNPLADPYLFGISSGASFGAVVVLTLFSGSGLFSSSGLFEQFSWMTLPLGAFMGAGLSVAMVLGLCGRHMSSQIERMLLSGVAISFMFGALTSLLLYFSSPQAAASVLFWSLGSFSKASWAGLLSPFVVVTLCTGVILLFKRQIMAMRAGDETAHTLGINVSRLRIQMLLLCSAITAILVANCGGIGFIGLMVPHTVRMLLPGQFPLVTTALVGGLFMVWIDVLARTLLSHQELPVGIITAVIGSVFFLGILSRRR
- the cobO gene encoding cob(I)yrinic acid a,c-diamide adenosyltransferase — protein: MSPEERKAERHKARQQRVKETVDAKIAAAQEEKGILLVLTGNGKGKSTSGFGTIARSVGHGKKAAVVQFIKGNWECGERTLLEGAGVDFHVMGTGFTWETQDREKDTQAAESAWEAAEVLLKDESIDCLMLDELTYMVSYHYLDVERVITALKNRPKMQHVIVTGRACHRAIIELADTVSEVQSLKHAFDNGIKAQPGFDY
- a CDS encoding cobyric acid synthase, which gives rise to MNSDNRDAPKMGTAKTLMVQGTTSDAGKSTLVAGLCRLFARQGVKVAPFKPQNMALNSAVTADGGEIGRAQALQAIACGLPLDTDFNPILLKPSSDTGAQVIVQGKALDQMEAKDFFGPRGKNGERVNAMAAVLDSFSRLTHAYDVVLIEGAGSPAEINLREGDIANMGFAEAVDCPVIIIADIDKGGVFAHLVGTLALLSESEQARVKGFVINRFRGDINLLQSGLDWLEAYTQKPVLGVLPYLHDLHLDAEDALLASPLKTAKSKLSVLVLVTPRISNHTDFDPLRLNPQIEFNYVSMQTQAQSQSQGQSKSGVLPPADLIIIPGSKNVRDDLAFIKAQGWDIAIEKHLRYGGKVLGICGGYQMLGVAIDDPNGVEGTAGESDGLGLLPLVTELKPNKVLRQVTGEISLLGEQAEVKGYEIHCGQSLLLKTLSEGQVQPLSISAMDSRESPFSDGMLSEDGQVLGTYLHGLFDSPDACALLLKWARMSDAEPIDIDAIREQQLNRFAEQLKQDLDMENIEQILGTRT
- the cobU gene encoding bifunctional adenosylcobinamide kinase/adenosylcobinamide-phosphate guanylyltransferase; the protein is MIHLVLGGARSGKTRFGMQAAKMCSDKGFQCVYIATAQALDDEMSDRIKRHQQERDADNVNWLTTETPLELVTALREFAREDRVIMVDCLTLWLTNHLLLDDSTTVFADPEHRWSKEKQQLLDILPQLPGEIYLVSNEVGCGIVPLGEISRRFVDEAGWLHQDIATIADTVTLVTAGIPMRLKG
- a CDS encoding histidine phosphatase family protein; this encodes MSIEQSKGENTTVFYLLRHGECEGGKILRGHTDVAISPTGLFQMKTAFEQLTENHNVEFNHIFSSPLRRCSEFGLSLYLKSGVPLKLDSALKEINFGEWDGETLESLYQTNAQMIEMYWKNPWAMTPPDGESMLDFESRIDTLWQSVLTDYAGQTLLFITHAGVIRHLMSRALGVSGAAGFYTQLSLAYASVVKISVFSSAQGQFTKLHWGHD
- a CDS encoding cobalamin-binding protein — encoded protein: MKFLSTICVLLLAVGVLPSAASDGVAAEVKVPAKRVIALSPHSVEMLYAIGAGESILATTEHADFPASALDIPRIGGYHGIQIERVIEIDPDLVVVWGSGNKAEDVERLKELGFNVYNSDPKTLEAVASELKELGELTGHQDAANQVADDYLAKLAQLRKSNWAKPEVKVFYQLWSTPLMTVAKNSWIQQIISVCHGDNVYFDAASDYPQVSLESVLLKMPEVILQSQDKGNILGVDWSQWQEIPAVKNEHIYQLHADLLHRAAPRAILGIEMLCEALDKARK
- a CDS encoding ABC transporter ATP-binding protein; protein product: MSLVSGLTSNSTSELALDVSDLSWQVDGRSILSHINFSVSAGEMLGIIGPNGAGKSTLLRCLYRYIQPDCGKIQLFERDIADFTSKAFAREVAVVLQDTPQHFELTTAQLVAIGLTPHKGPFGFTNAADRVLIADALEKVGLTDKASQCYEHLSGGEKQRALIARAIVQQPKLLILDEPTNHLDIRYQIQIMELLHSIGITVITSIHDLNLASAMCDSLLLLEAGKGIAYGTPQQVLTEETIGQVFGVCAQISQHPQHGNPQICYYYGYENGYENGYEKGHMKGHKNGFLKGDDNSDNKHHGHLGENHD
- the cobT gene encoding nicotinate-nucleotide--dimethylbenzimidazole phosphoribosyltransferase produces the protein MFDISPLNCEFDDEIQHKIDDKTKPVGALGELEHLAKQLAQVLGKDKPQIIKPKLLVFAADHGIAASGVSIAPSEVTTQMVMNFINGGAAINVFCRQVGFELEVIDCGILQPLEGVEGIIDQRLGAGTAPIHLQAAMTLGAVKQGFEMARKRVEYHHQQGTNLLALGEMGIGNTSSAAAIMASIMKIKGADCVGRGTGIDAATLKRKQLLVEKALLIHEAELTDPLNILACLGGFEIVQMTGAMLAAAERKMLIVVDGFIATAAAMVAVQINKHVRDYMIFGHQSDERGHCLMMSHLQARPLLRLGMRLGEGTGAALALPIIQAAAGFYNEMASFSDAGIEI
- a CDS encoding adenosylcobinamide-GDP ribazoletransferase; its protein translation is MDVLRKELTLFFIAMGFFTRIPMPTWVKVDGDSLNKANRYFGLVGVLVGALSALIYALSIQVLPVSVSILLAMMISVALTGAFHEDGLADTADGFGGGWKIADKLKIMKDSRIGTYGAVTLLLALFLKFQLLMELALYDPEMLVPALIIGHCLSRVLAASIIFTDTYVSDAYVSEEKGSKSKPLAQNQTINELLILLVTGGLALWLSGLTSTILIAASLFLLRWLLVSLFRRQIGGYTGDTLGAAQQVSELVCYLVLLAAIA